In one Oryza glaberrima chromosome 2, OglaRS2, whole genome shotgun sequence genomic region, the following are encoded:
- the LOC127763859 gene encoding uncharacterized protein LOC127763859, with protein sequence MARHRWYVQAVALLVVLKAAAGSAAPPTTTRSRSSSTVVAGMVFCDQCKDGARGLFDYPLYGARVAIECGGGESPVTVRECNTNWFGGFSVRMEGTPEMNRCTARVVQATGHCGAAIPTAPRDLTLAFRMLGLALYTVPPLLSQPLRPMDFCPSPLTSPSPPALALAPSPIPTPIIAPPPVSSPAPPLPPLWRRRPRRLPPIWRPTPPSLPVDTMPPPPPPPPPQPQGSACTFDKWADVGLHGCNWKVVTPNTTVAMAFGPAAAQRYGPDMTLREALDGRGDMYRTLLREATAALLNAYYNPSGSGFLYPTTASVIDHINAALLTPTLHKLLLEGARFRRANSDSNLPCHLTPCN encoded by the exons ATGGCGAGGCATCGGTGGTATGtgcaggcggtggcgctgctggtggtgctgaaggcggcggcagggtctgcggcgccgccgacgacgacgaggagcaggagcagcagcacggTGGTGGCCGGGATGGTGTTCTGCGACCAGTGCAAGGACGGCGCCAGAGGCCTCTTCGACTACCCGCTCTACG GTGCGCGGGTGGCGATCGAGTGCGGCGGAGGGGAGAGCCCGGTGACGGTGCGGGAGTGCAACACCAACTGGTTCGGGGGATTCTCCGTCCGCATGGAGGGCACGCCCGAGATGAACCGCTGCACAGCGCGCGTCGTCCAGGCCACCGGCCACTGCGGCGCCGCCATCCCCACCGCCCCTCGCGACCTCACCCTCGCCTTCCGCATGCTCGGCCTCGCCCTCTACACCGTCCCCCCACTCCTCTCCCAGCCGCTCCGTCCCATGGACTTCTGCCCATCTCCATTAacatctccatctcctcccgcCCTCGCGCTCGCCCCCTCTCCGATTCCGACTCCAATCATCGCGCCGCCCCCCGTGTCCTCGCCggctccccctctcccgccccTCTGGCGCCGCAGgcctcgccgcctgccgcccatCTGGCGCCCGACCCCACCCTCGCTACCCGTTGacaccatgccgccgccgccgccgccaccgccaccgcagccgcagGGCTCCGCCTGCACCTTCGA CAAGTGGGCGGACGTTGGATTGCACGGGTGCAACTGGAAGGTGGTGACGCCCAACACGACGGTGGCCATGGCGTTCGGCCCCGCCGCGGCGCAGAGGTACGGCCCCGACATGACGCTGCGGGAGGCGCTGGACGGGAGGGGAGACATGTACCGGACGCTGCTGCGGGAGGCCACGGCGGCGCTCCTCAATGCCTACTACAACCCCAGTGGCTCCGGCTTCCTGTACCCCACCACCGCCAGCGTCATCGACCACATCAACGCCGCCCTCCTCACCCCCACGCTCCACAAGCTTCTCCTCGAGGGTGCGCGCTTCCGCCGCGCCAACTCCGACTCCAACCTGCCCTGCCACCTCACCCCCTGCAACTAA